DNA sequence from the Juglans microcarpa x Juglans regia isolate MS1-56 chromosome 5S, Jm3101_v1.0, whole genome shotgun sequence genome:
ctagttttcagttacaaacatgaacatgcgtacaaatgcagtgaacaaaacacgacaccaatatccaacaaccaacaatgtcgacacaatccaatcacaaaccaaacatacaatcaactccatccgtaatccatccgacccccgaactcctcggactcagtccggcataaccaaccagttcacagtaatatgtgttagtacaaaaatatatttaaatcacgaaagttctttggaaaaatacttacagtgctatataataattttcgaaggatcacaaAACTGTAAGAAGTGGCGGCTcggcaacgtaacagtgtaaaatacactgtggccgtgggtctcaaaaacctacttttcaacggagacaaactaagacccaaaattgatagggtatggcctagagaggtcagtgaagacaatggtggtggtggtttgccgtgggtggcggcgcaaagggtggttttaaggccaaaaagtcgaaatcggagatgagattggttgtgcttcaccggtgacggatcggagccggggttgggtccattgggttgccaagaggtcggggatgaagtggtgaagagatggtgaccggaggtggcgcgacggcggcgcgagaaggaagagaaggctgcgggttcaagccgtgcgtggaggagaacgccggcgatggaggagctgaaatttacggggaagggtcgccggccggtggggagttGGACGGagggggcggtgtcggtcaccggtggctcacggcggtgggctgggcgGAAGGCAAaatcggacggagagagagagagagagagtgagtcgcgcgggagagaaaaaaaactggggaaaaagaaaagaaagaaaagaaaaatgagaaaaagaaaaatgaagggaaagaaatgaggtccaatcctcacatcttgggtcacaaaaaataatccaacgaaaatgattttaaaatagcaaatcaattaaattatattaaacgtaatgatacaatgaaaataaaataattaaatctcacaatcaattaaattaaaagaagaacaatttaaatgtacaacagtaaataaatattaagaaaatataacaatttaattttcacaatttaaagatcatgaaataacctatttaaaatatctgataattataaaataagagaataaatttttgaattattaaaaataatccttcagtgaaaatacactaaaatatggggtgttacagacTTCTTCAACCATGACCTTATACTTCTCTGTGCTGAATGATCTCCTCTTTTGGGGGACCTTCTTACTAGCAGGATCAACACAAAGGCTATGCTCAATGATTGAGTTGTCTATCCCAGGCATGTCTTCATGGCTCCATGCAAACACATCCTTATGTTCGACCAGGAGCTACTTCAATGCCTCTCAGATCTCAAGCTAGAGCCCGGTCCCAATCCATATTGTAGTCTCTGGCCATTCTGGGTGCAGCATCACTAGCTCCAATGGCTCGTTTGCTCCAGTTTTCTTCAGTACAAACATCTACTCCCCCTAACTTCAGTTCTTGCACATAACACTTACGAGCTAGGTAGAGGTGATTGCTCTGAGGTTGTTCAAGAACGGATGCTCCAATATAGCATTGTAGGATGAGGGGGCCTTGATTACTAGGAAGTTGGTCATCGTGGTGGCGGTGTGCAGCCGTTTCTCGACTGTGACCGGTAGGGTTATCGCACCCAAGGGTTGTACTGCATCTTTGGAGGATCCTTTCAATGGTGTGGTCGATGGTTGAAATCTGCTAGGATCAATGCCCATCGTGGTGAAGGCATCCCAAAAGAGGATATCTGCTAAGCTCCCATCGTCCATCAAAATCCTTCTGGTGGTGTTTTTGGTGACTAACAACATTACCACCAATGCATCGTCATGCAGATACAAGACCCATTCGCAATCTTCTTCTCCAAATGGGATGCTCTCCGGACTCTTTCTCCTTGGTTGCTTGGGCGCCTATCTGTCGTGTATACTTCCTTGTATCTCACCCTGCGACGGTGCGCTTTTCTGCTGGATGCAGAGGTCCTTCTTCTGGCAAACCCTCTTGCTATTGTCTGGATTTTGCCCAGGGGTGCCTCGTCGTGGTTTGGGTTATGGTGAGGAGCATCTTGATTCTTTTCCTATGTTGGTCGCCGCCTTTTTGGGCTCCTACTTCATTGAGCATTTTGATCTCCCTCTGTTCTCTGCCCAAACGCTTGTTTGATGGCCTTTGAATGTTCTGCAAGCCTTTCCAACTCACCGCTTCCCTGCAACTCTTGACTCTTGTTTTCATCGTGTAGCAATCCTCCGTCCAATGACTATCAAACTTATGGTAGGTGCAAAAAAGTCACCCTCTCCTCACCTGGTCGCCCCTTGGTCCGATATCCTTTCTTCTGACTGCACATCTAGACTGTTATGGATGAATCTTGGGCCGCATTCGCGAGGGGGTGCTCGCCTTTCTCACCTTTTTGTCATGCTGGCTTCTCCCAATTTTCTCCGAGGTTCTTCGTTCACTCGACCTTTAAGAGTCTTTACCTTCTTCCTTCATCTCTAATTTCCATTGTGCAGTTAAGGCTTGTAATGTGTCTTCAATGTTGACAAAGTCGTCGACCCTATCCATAAACTCTCTCAATGTTGACGAAGCTCTTCATGCTAACTCCACCATGAATGGACTTCAAGGCCATACACCTCCCGAAAGGCCGCCAGCGTAACTTTCTCATCTTGATCATCGATGGTTAATCGGTCCTTGTTAAAATTGGTGATGTATGCCTTCAggctctcttcttctttctactTGATGGTCAGAAGGTATGTTGCTGGTTGTCTTCGTCTCCTACTGGTCATGCGTCAGGAATTGCTTGGCCAATTCTTCGAAGCTATCTATCAGTCCTGGTCGTAATGCCCCAAACCAGCCTCTCACCATGCCTTTCAACATCAATGGGAAGGCTTGACATGCTTACTCTCTAGGGAATCCATAGAGGGTCATGTGTGCTTTAAAATTCTCTAGATGGTCTATTGGATCTTGTGACCCGTCGTACAGCTCTATTTGCAGAACCTTGAACTTTGGTAGGAGCGGCACGGCCATCACCTTTATGCTATAGGGTAAATCTGTGCAGCTAAGTAGTTGATCGATTGAGGATGACCCCCCATCTTTCTAGCCATCTCCACATATTTATCAACAGGATTGTGCAATTTGTCGTGTAGTTTGTTCTTTTCCACCTCCTCAGTATTCAGTCCACCTGCATTGTGTGCCTATCCTTCTGGATGTTCGTTGTGGTTTGGTGTGGTGCCCTCACTATAGTCTTGGTCTTTTCATCTCAGGCTCTCGTTTTCTCGCTGGAGAGTTTCCATCGCTACACTCATCTTCCTTAATTTTTCATCCATCTCCAACAGTCATGCTTCCATATTCATGGAAGTGGTTTCCTGGTCACGGGTTGTGTGGGAGTGTGTCGTAGCAAGCATGTGAACCACGTTAAAATTTCTTTAGGAATTTTGTTACGATCTCACAGACGACGCCACTATCTATGATGTGTTTCACCTCCGACCGATCTTGAACACTAACCTGTGACAAGAAAATATGGTGGCCCAGTGTGCCTAGTGCACTTCCGATACCTaagttaataattaaatataattaatggaTTGAAGGTAATTACTGATCACacattgcatatatatatgtatgtatgtatatagacACACATATAGACAACTTTTAAATAATGATCACCTATAAAAcactaattttgtttttaaaaaaaatactttatctttTGTGTTTGAGTTCTTTGAATTGTTTCAGATGTCTTTCACCTCCAACCAATCTCGACTACTAGTATGTGACAAGAAAAGATGGTAGCTTGGTGTGCATGGTGCACTTCCGATATTTaagttagaaatatatatatatatatatatatatatatatatatatatatatatatatatatataggaattgcTTTGTAATGAGGGATCAGAAAGTAACCTTGGACTGCTAATGTTGGCACTTTACATAGACGTGGATTATTGCTGATAAGGATAATTCAATTCTTTCTCCAAATCTCGAGGATTCGATTATCAAATTTTCGGGATATATCTTAGACTGGCAGCAGTTATCGTATTAATCCTATTATGCGGTGCGATGATCCCATTACTCAGTAGAGCTAGGCCCGTTTGGTGAAAGATAGAAGAGCCTCTTccaagaatgaaaaggaaaaatagaccGGGATGAAGGTAACCGATCACATATTGCATATACACACAAAAGATAAAGTTATTACAGTTACataactttttattaaattacctataaaatattaattaaagaaaaaatacatttattttgCCTTTAAtgtgtttgaattaaaaaaagacaatGCTACTTTATACCTCATTTtgacaattaatatattttaatttttttaacttaatagttaaagaagtaattattagtatattgatttttttttatattttttaaaaatattttaaaatgataaaagaatataaataaaaaataaaaagataaatttgtatTAGACAATACGTCCAACGATGAATGCTGGCCGGCTGCATAGCACTACccttcaaaaaacaaaaaacaaaaaagaccgGAAATCTGAAGATCAGTACAAAGTTGCGTCAACCCCTATCTCGCCACTCACTCTTTTTAATGTCGGATAAAGTGTATGCCCTCTCATAGCTCTCTACTCCAAGTGTTTTAGCGCAAGAAAGTAGTACGTACTAATgataaaagagagataaaaaaagaataacagCGGAAAGGAAATGGAAAACCTCTAATATATCATCTTGCATGTATTACACGCACAAGCTTGAAAGAATCACTAATCAATGacccaacaaaaataataaatattcccAAATTATAGGATAAGCTCAAATTTTCCATAATCAAAGATCACATAAACAAAAGTgcacattaattaattactacaaaaaatacatttgagtTTTAGAATTTGGACTGCAGGTAAGTGATAACCCTGTTGTCCATTTGGAAAGCCTTGACAAGAATGTCACCAGCAATATCCGGCACAGACCCGAACACAGCATTTGCAACTGTGACAACTCCTGGATTTTGGCTGCTAAGAGCTGCAATGGCAACTGCATTTGCAGAACCTGCATTTCTCTGGTAGTGAACGAGACCGATGGGGAAGACAAAGACATCGCCCTTGTGCAGCACCTTGGTGATGTGACGGTTGTCAGGGTTGGATGTGACAAACCCAACTTCGAGGCTGCCTTCCAAGACAGTTAAGATTTCGGAGGCGCGAGGGTGCGTGTGGGGAGGATTGATGCCCCACGGTGCGTAGTCTATGCGTATCATTGAGATGCCAAGAGTGTTAAGCCCCGGCATCTGTGATACGGTAACTGGGGTCACCACAGACCCCACTGTATTCGATGTGTTTCCCGCTAAGTGAAGCCCTGTGAAGAAGAAATCATTCGCTGCAGCCAGCTTGGGATCCTTGCAGGCCAGACCATTCACAAACACTGCCATGAAATGCAATCATAAAATGATCAGAATAAAGCATGTTAATAAAGAAACAGAAAACATAAAACCAAGTTTCTTGGTATTGAGCTGCGTGCATGGctaaaagaaacagaaaagaaaCTAGATTATCTTCATATTTATGTACGTATGTGTGTAGATACCTTGGCTTTGTGGGTCTGCAACACAGAAATCCTGAAGGGGACTAAGATCA
Encoded proteins:
- the LOC121268682 gene encoding putative germin-like protein 2-1 — encoded protein: MSPQIILYGLLALSLSLSFAADLSPLQDFCVADPQSQVFVNGLACKDPKLAAANDFFFTGLHLAGNTSNTVGSVVTPVTVSQMPGLNTLGISMIRIDYAPWGINPPHTHPRASEILTVLEGSLEVGFVTSNPDNRHITKVLHKGDVFVFPIGLVHYQRNAGSANAVAIAALSSQNPGVVTVANAVFGSVPDIAGDILVKAFQMDNRVITYLQSKF